A DNA window from Bacteroides cellulosilyticus contains the following coding sequences:
- a CDS encoding SusC/RagA family TonB-linked outer membrane protein, with translation MKYIQAKFILCAMLTVSPMFVGAQATDWNETDSLVSEKDPMVQVAFRKVNQKDLLGGVSVVNVEELTKKNYNTYSLDNMQGYVGGWNGNSLWGMDGDNAGYLVLVDGVPREANNVMPSEIAQISFLKGAQAVVLYGSKAAKGAVVITTKRGNVEGLNVSVRANTGFHVAKAFPEYLGSAEYMTLYNEALLNDDPTAKLRYTAEDIYNHGSGLNPYRYSNINYYSSDYVKKVYNRSEVTAEITGGGKRARFYSNVSYYRNGDFLDFGEAKNNMTDRFNVRGNVDVNINSFINAYINANATFYNSKSAKGDYWNAASTARPNFPEYASPLIPLDMIDPNATAAWELLSTTSNIIDGKYFLAGTQANPTNAFADSYAAGSSKWTSRQFQFDAGVNVDLNQVLKGLSFNAMFAVDYATSYSTSFDNKYAVFVPVWSNYGGKDVIVALNKEGNDERPGTQNVGGSADKQTIAFTGQFNYQNTFNKYHNVSAMFIANGYQQTVSAQYHRISNANLALQAGYNYQQRYYADFSAALIHSAKLAKGHRQALSPSVTLGWRLSNESFLKDSPVVDDLLLSVSGSIINQDIDLVMNDNEFYLYESVWTQNDGYAWYDGPAGKYSISTRSQNNDLSFIKRKEFSVNLKTSLWNRLITADASFFINSMEGYLINQPTFYPSHLNTGYPAASFMPIQNYNNNQRVGFDFSINANKRFGDVDLSLGVAGTYYDTKITKRDELYDEAYRYREGRPIDGVWGLQSAGLFQSKEEIENSPEQKLGSTVQPGDIKYVDQNGDNVIDDKDEIFLGKGGWYGAPFTLGINFTAKWKNLTFFVLGTGNFGAYGLKNSSYYWVDGDDKYSAIVRNRWTPETAATATYPRLSARSSGNNFRSSDYWLYKTDRFDLAKVQITYDLPKRILRNTFINELSAYVSGANLLTISKERKHMEMNVGSAPQSRFYNIGVKAVF, from the coding sequence ATGAAATATATACAAGCAAAATTCATTCTCTGTGCTATGCTGACCGTTTCTCCGATGTTTGTCGGTGCGCAGGCTACGGACTGGAATGAAACCGATTCATTGGTAAGTGAAAAAGACCCGATGGTGCAGGTGGCCTTTCGTAAAGTAAACCAAAAAGACCTTTTGGGTGGTGTTTCTGTGGTCAATGTAGAGGAACTTACGAAGAAAAATTATAATACTTATAGCCTGGATAATATGCAGGGCTATGTAGGTGGTTGGAATGGTAACTCATTGTGGGGAATGGATGGTGATAATGCCGGTTATCTGGTTCTAGTAGACGGTGTTCCCCGTGAGGCAAACAATGTGATGCCGTCTGAAATTGCACAGATTTCATTCTTGAAAGGTGCACAGGCAGTGGTTCTTTATGGCAGTAAAGCAGCCAAGGGCGCAGTGGTAATTACTACGAAGCGCGGAAATGTAGAGGGACTGAATGTTAGTGTCAGAGCCAATACCGGATTTCATGTAGCAAAGGCTTTCCCTGAATACCTGGGTTCGGCAGAGTACATGACCCTTTACAATGAGGCCCTCTTGAATGATGATCCTACTGCGAAACTCCGTTATACGGCCGAAGATATTTATAATCATGGTTCAGGGCTGAATCCGTACCGTTATTCAAATATCAATTACTATTCTTCTGACTATGTGAAGAAAGTATATAATCGTTCGGAAGTGACTGCCGAGATTACCGGTGGTGGTAAGCGTGCCCGTTTCTATAGCAATGTGAGCTATTATCGTAATGGAGATTTTCTAGATTTTGGTGAAGCTAAAAACAACATGACAGACCGTTTCAACGTGCGTGGTAATGTAGATGTAAACATCAATAGCTTTATCAATGCCTACATTAATGCCAATGCCACGTTCTACAATTCGAAAAGTGCAAAAGGTGATTATTGGAATGCCGCATCAACTGCACGCCCAAATTTTCCGGAATATGCATCCCCGCTTATTCCGTTGGACATGATTGATCCCAATGCTACAGCTGCCTGGGAACTGTTGAGTACTACTTCCAATATTATTGACGGAAAGTATTTCCTGGCTGGTACGCAGGCTAATCCTACTAATGCTTTTGCCGATAGCTATGCTGCCGGAAGCAGTAAGTGGACGAGTCGCCAGTTTCAGTTTGATGCTGGTGTGAATGTCGATCTTAATCAAGTTCTGAAGGGACTCTCATTCAATGCCATGTTTGCTGTGGACTATGCCACTTCTTACTCAACCTCTTTTGATAATAAGTATGCGGTGTTCGTTCCTGTTTGGTCCAACTATGGTGGTAAAGATGTCATAGTGGCATTGAACAAGGAAGGGAACGATGAAAGACCGGGTACTCAAAATGTAGGTGGCAGTGCGGATAAACAAACTATTGCATTTACCGGGCAGTTCAACTATCAGAACACCTTCAACAAATATCATAATGTATCGGCCATGTTTATAGCCAACGGCTATCAGCAGACGGTTTCAGCACAGTATCATCGCATCAGCAATGCTAACTTGGCATTACAGGCTGGTTATAATTATCAGCAACGCTATTATGCCGATTTTAGTGCAGCGTTGATTCATTCGGCTAAACTTGCCAAAGGACATCGTCAAGCTCTTTCTCCCTCGGTGACGTTGGGCTGGCGTTTAAGTAATGAAAGTTTCCTGAAGGATTCTCCGGTGGTAGACGATTTGTTGCTGAGTGTATCAGGTAGCATTATTAATCAAGATATTGATCTGGTGATGAATGATAATGAATTTTATCTTTATGAATCGGTATGGACTCAGAACGATGGTTATGCCTGGTATGATGGTCCGGCTGGTAAATACTCCATTTCTACCAGAAGCCAGAACAATGATCTTTCGTTTATCAAGCGTAAAGAGTTCTCTGTAAATCTTAAAACATCGCTTTGGAATAGGTTGATTACAGCTGATGCTTCGTTCTTCATAAACTCTATGGAGGGATATCTGATCAATCAGCCCACTTTTTATCCATCTCATTTGAATACAGGTTATCCTGCCGCATCATTTATGCCTATACAGAATTATAATAACAACCAGCGCGTAGGTTTTGATTTCAGTATAAATGCCAACAAACGTTTCGGCGATGTAGACTTATCGTTGGGTGTGGCAGGCACATATTACGATACTAAAATTACTAAGCGCGATGAACTTTATGATGAGGCCTATCGATATCGTGAAGGACGTCCCATTGACGGTGTCTGGGGACTTCAGAGTGCCGGATTATTCCAAAGCAAAGAGGAAATAGAGAACAGCCCCGAACAGAAATTGGGTAGTACGGTTCAACCCGGTGACATCAAGTATGTAGACCAGAATGGTGATAATGTGATTGACGATAAAGATGAAATCTTTTTGGGTAAAGGAGGCTGGTACGGTGCACCTTTTACACTTGGTATCAATTTTACTGCTAAATGGAAGAATCTAACTTTCTTTGTACTGGGTACTGGTAACTTCGGTGCTTACGGATTGAAGAATAGTTCATATTATTGGGTAGATGGTGATGATAAATATTCGGCTATAGTCCGTAACCGTTGGACTCCTGAAACTGCAGCTACTGCAACTTATCCTCGTCTGTCTGCGAGAAGTTCGGGTAATAACTTCCGTTCTTCAGATTATTGGCTGTACAAGACCGACCGTTTCGACCTGGCAAAGGTACAGATTACTTACGATTTGCCGAAACGCATTTTGCGCAACACTTTCATTAACGAACTGTCGGCCTATGTGAGCGGTGCAAACTTGCTTACTATTTCGAAAGAGCGTAAGCATATGGAGATGAATGTGGGCAGTGCTCCGCAAAGCAGATTCTATAATATTGGTGTGAAAGCTGTGTTCTAA
- a CDS encoding RagB/SusD family nutrient uptake outer membrane protein: protein MKLRNIILTMVLLATFSACEDMFEPAKENNRGVEDMLSDPNYAVGLLGYGYAMLPYDNSSVNDVATDDAVTNDKESNYSKMALGSWASNNNPMEQWQARKAVIQYLNTFLGIVEQVNWAENEVTSKMFIDKLSGEAYALRALNYYYLLMAHGGWTADGQLLGVPMLLEPETTSSDFNQPRASFSACVEQVFADLNKAVELLPMDYENIKSDAEVPARYKEIGAKMGNYNLVFGTYQRGRVTARIAEAIKAQVALLAASPAYREGSGVTSETAANYAATVLNRIGGVSGLDQTGNTWYMNTKDLDNLGSGEVPAEILWRGNKSNGTEDWDIGIKQEKDNFPPTLYGSGRINPTQNLVDAFPMANGYPVADKVNSGYLENAPYENRDPRLAKYILFNGSTFKEKAIITGTYPDADNKQDNNLNQLNTSTRTGYYLRKLLREDCNANPSSLNAKFHIPVRIRYTEIFLAYAEAANDAWGPMGKGGHNYSAYDVIKAIRARGGVGVNNGDAYLESIKGDKDKMAQLIRNERRIELCFENKRFWDIRRWQMPLAETAKGIRIDKVGENLNYTVIDVENRNYKEYMNYGPIPYSEVLKWSNLKQNKGW, encoded by the coding sequence ATGAAACTAAGAAATATTATACTAACTATGGTACTGTTGGCTACTTTTTCTGCTTGCGAGGATATGTTCGAACCTGCCAAGGAGAACAATCGTGGCGTTGAAGATATGCTTTCAGACCCCAATTATGCAGTAGGACTTTTGGGATATGGATATGCCATGCTGCCGTATGATAACTCCAGTGTAAATGATGTAGCTACGGACGATGCGGTGACTAATGATAAGGAGAGCAATTATTCGAAGATGGCTCTCGGTTCATGGGCATCGAACAACAATCCGATGGAACAATGGCAGGCCCGCAAAGCAGTCATACAATATCTCAATACATTTCTGGGTATTGTAGAACAGGTAAATTGGGCTGAAAATGAGGTGACAAGTAAGATGTTCATTGACAAACTCAGTGGAGAGGCTTATGCATTGCGTGCGTTGAATTACTACTATTTGCTGATGGCTCATGGAGGTTGGACGGCAGACGGACAGCTGCTGGGAGTACCGATGCTTCTTGAACCGGAAACCACCAGTTCAGACTTTAATCAGCCTCGCGCCTCTTTCAGTGCATGTGTGGAGCAAGTCTTTGCTGACTTGAATAAGGCTGTTGAACTGTTGCCTATGGATTATGAAAATATAAAGAGTGATGCGGAGGTACCTGCCAGATACAAAGAAATCGGTGCAAAGATGGGTAACTATAATCTTGTTTTCGGAACTTATCAGCGTGGACGCGTCACTGCTAGAATAGCCGAAGCTATCAAGGCGCAGGTTGCTTTACTTGCCGCGAGTCCTGCTTATCGTGAAGGTTCGGGGGTTACTTCGGAAACAGCGGCTAATTATGCTGCCACTGTGCTGAATCGCATTGGCGGAGTGTCAGGTCTCGACCAGACAGGTAATACTTGGTATATGAATACAAAAGACTTGGACAATCTAGGTTCAGGAGAAGTGCCTGCCGAAATCCTTTGGAGAGGAAATAAAAGTAATGGAACCGAAGACTGGGATATAGGTATCAAGCAGGAGAAGGACAACTTTCCTCCTACGCTTTATGGCAGCGGACGTATTAATCCTACACAAAATCTAGTTGATGCTTTTCCTATGGCTAACGGTTATCCTGTCGCTGACAAGGTCAATAGTGGTTATTTGGAAAATGCTCCTTATGAAAATCGTGATCCGCGTTTGGCAAAATATATATTGTTCAACGGATCAACATTCAAGGAAAAGGCTATCATCACCGGCACTTATCCTGATGCGGATAACAAACAGGATAACAACTTGAATCAATTGAATACTTCTACACGTACAGGTTATTATCTGCGTAAGTTACTGCGTGAAGATTGTAATGCCAATCCGAGTTCACTGAATGCCAAGTTCCATATTCCTGTCCGTATCCGCTATACGGAGATATTTTTGGCTTATGCCGAAGCTGCCAACGATGCTTGGGGACCAATGGGTAAAGGTGGTCATAACTATAGTGCATACGATGTGATTAAGGCTATTCGTGCCCGTGGTGGAGTGGGAGTTAATAACGGAGATGCTTATCTTGAGAGCATAAAGGGAGATAAGGATAAAATGGCTCAACTTATCCGCAACGAACGCCGCATAGAACTCTGTTTCGAAAACAAGCGTTTCTGGGACATTCGCCGCTGGCAGATGCCCTTGGCTGAAACAGCTAAAGGAATACGAATTGATAAAGTGGGTGAAAATCTGAACTATACTGTAATAGACGTAGAGAATAGAAACTACAAGGAGTATATGAATTACGGTCCTATACCTTATAGTGAAGTGTTGAAGTGGAGCAATCTGAAACAGAATAAGGGCTGGTAA
- a CDS encoding DUF5627 domain-containing protein: protein MNMKIYKLLSIIFWGTMSFAFSSCENADNSFPDYEGGVSVYFAYQFPVRTIVLGNDPVVDNSADRQHKCAIYATMGGAYGGRNITIDIAVDNTLCDNLFFEDGSPVLPMPSTYYTLAGDKIKYNGEHWGNVEVQLTDAFFADEKALSNNYVIPVVMKKQTGADRILTGTPLIEGDAPARPNSDYWSVLPQDYVLYCVKYMNPWQASYLRRGTDQITENGSVTTVVRHAETIEKDEVCSLDTRSLTTSVFTVNTEQADGTTLACDLLLTFNDAGECSITTETSGMTASGTGKYVVDGEKKAWGNKDRDALYLDYTVDFGIRKYATKDTLVMQTRGTNKIETFVPKYRAN from the coding sequence ATGAATATGAAAATCTATAAATTATTATCTATAATATTTTGGGGTACCATGTCATTTGCTTTCTCCTCATGTGAGAATGCAGACAACTCTTTTCCCGATTATGAAGGCGGTGTCAGTGTATATTTTGCCTATCAATTCCCGGTACGAACTATCGTGTTGGGCAATGATCCGGTGGTAGACAATTCGGCTGACCGTCAGCACAAGTGTGCCATTTATGCCACAATGGGAGGAGCGTATGGTGGGAGGAACATCACCATAGATATTGCCGTTGACAATACGCTTTGCGATAATCTCTTTTTTGAAGACGGATCACCGGTATTACCTATGCCTTCTACATATTATACATTGGCGGGTGATAAAATTAAATACAACGGTGAACATTGGGGAAATGTGGAGGTGCAGCTTACCGATGCTTTCTTTGCTGACGAAAAAGCATTGAGCAATAATTATGTGATTCCTGTAGTGATGAAAAAACAGACTGGTGCCGACCGCATTCTGACAGGTACTCCTTTGATTGAAGGCGATGCTCCGGCACGTCCTAACTCGGATTATTGGAGTGTGTTACCTCAAGATTATGTGCTTTATTGTGTAAAGTATATGAATCCATGGCAGGCTTCCTATTTGCGTCGTGGTACGGATCAGATAACCGAGAATGGTTCTGTAACTACTGTGGTGCGTCATGCGGAGACGATTGAGAAAGATGAGGTTTGCTCGCTGGATACCCGTTCGCTCACGACCTCCGTTTTCACGGTCAACACGGAGCAAGCCGATGGAACCACGCTGGCCTGCGATTTGTTGCTGACATTCAACGATGCGGGTGAGTGTTCCATTACTACGGAGACATCGGGAATGACTGCTTCGGGGACAGGCAAATACGTGGTGGATGGTGAAAAGAAAGCATGGGGAAACAAAGACCGCGATGCGCTTTATCTGGACTATACCGTTGACTTTGGCATCCGGAAGTATGCCACGAAAGATACTTTGGTGATGCAGACGCGCGGAACGAACAAGATAGAAACTTTTGTTCCTAAGTATCGTGCCAATTGA
- a CDS encoding endo-1,4-beta-xylanase, whose translation MKTIKYSLSLGLLLLLASCADDQIVDFKTEKPESMAQYEYLNAYDALKTYIDRNASPDFKLGIALSASDFLKGEVVRTMAISNFDEMTAGNAMKYASCVANDGSMDFGTVEKFVSAAKAGGLTIYGHTLAWHAQQNNKYLNSLIKDKEMDVDPDEKVDIEDYVVDYSKDAYTFWNQAPEGTTIGVNSSEGCLEIVNPTPAEQNYFVQYHTTIDGLPILTGKEYKLKMMLKGSANGHLAVSVGPWSGRVDGGFDFDTEWKEYEFAFKAVADGGHVMTQSGLFAGTIQIKSVKITHSEAPAVEVEQETKVQTYQDGPFPFYAMGCEPPVIDGCIHFVPDGEWRQFFVVPGGENSLEEGNYVFYLDLKSDKDGSGVQLTVQNGWGGDAQSITVPVAIQEGSHVVKLDIPNVVGGDYDVILKPQTCDATLDLRSVKICKVVKMNSIPLTPEEKKDTLTWAMNNWVEGMMKATGGYVTVWDVVNEAISGGGDDGEGFYVLQSASNVSENDAQNNFYWQDYLGNEDYARIAVAAARKYYAENGGTAPLKLFINDYNLESDWDDNKKAKSLVHWIKKWEADGVTQIDGIGTQMHVSCYANAATQKSKEEHVVQMFEILAASGKLVKISELDMGYIDENGTSVKTENMTEAQHKAMAEYYKFIVKKYFEIIPAAQQYGITQWCATDAPSDSGWRGGEPVGLWDSNYSRKHTYAGFADGLAGK comes from the coding sequence ATGAAAACAATTAAATACTCATTATCCTTGGGCTTATTGCTATTGCTTGCCTCTTGTGCCGATGACCAGATCGTTGACTTCAAGACTGAGAAGCCGGAAAGTATGGCCCAATATGAATATCTCAATGCTTACGATGCATTGAAAACATATATAGACCGAAACGCAAGTCCCGACTTTAAGTTGGGAATTGCGCTGTCGGCGAGTGATTTTCTGAAAGGAGAAGTGGTGCGTACTATGGCCATCTCCAATTTCGATGAGATGACGGCAGGCAATGCCATGAAATACGCTTCGTGCGTGGCTAATGACGGGTCGATGGACTTTGGTACCGTAGAGAAGTTTGTTTCTGCGGCAAAAGCCGGAGGTCTTACTATTTACGGACATACGCTGGCTTGGCATGCACAACAGAATAATAAGTACCTGAATTCGTTGATTAAAGATAAAGAGATGGACGTAGATCCTGATGAAAAGGTTGATATTGAGGATTATGTAGTGGATTATTCTAAAGATGCATATACTTTCTGGAATCAAGCACCTGAAGGTACAACCATCGGGGTGAACTCTTCTGAGGGTTGTCTGGAGATTGTAAATCCCACTCCTGCCGAACAGAATTACTTCGTTCAGTATCATACCACAATTGATGGACTTCCGATTCTTACAGGCAAGGAGTATAAGTTGAAAATGATGCTCAAAGGTTCAGCTAATGGTCACCTCGCTGTCAGTGTAGGCCCTTGGTCAGGCAGAGTCGATGGTGGATTTGATTTCGATACGGAATGGAAAGAGTATGAGTTTGCTTTTAAAGCTGTGGCTGATGGTGGCCACGTGATGACTCAGTCCGGTCTTTTTGCAGGAACTATTCAAATTAAGTCTGTTAAAATAACCCACTCTGAAGCTCCCGCAGTGGAGGTTGAGCAAGAGACGAAAGTGCAAACTTATCAAGATGGTCCATTCCCATTTTATGCAATGGGTTGTGAACCTCCTGTCATAGATGGATGTATACATTTTGTGCCTGATGGTGAGTGGCGACAGTTTTTTGTAGTTCCTGGTGGCGAGAATTCACTTGAAGAAGGAAATTATGTCTTTTATCTCGATCTGAAATCCGATAAAGATGGCTCTGGCGTACAACTGACTGTACAGAACGGCTGGGGAGGAGATGCTCAGAGTATTACGGTTCCTGTAGCCATTCAGGAAGGCAGTCATGTCGTTAAGCTGGATATTCCTAATGTTGTGGGGGGGGATTATGATGTTATCCTTAAGCCACAGACTTGTGACGCGACACTTGATCTTAGATCAGTTAAGATTTGCAAAGTAGTGAAGATGAATTCTATTCCTCTTACTCCTGAAGAGAAGAAAGATACCTTGACATGGGCCATGAATAACTGGGTAGAAGGTATGATGAAAGCTACAGGTGGTTATGTAACTGTTTGGGATGTAGTGAACGAAGCTATTTCCGGTGGTGGTGATGATGGAGAAGGATTCTATGTATTGCAATCGGCAAGCAATGTTTCAGAGAACGATGCTCAGAATAATTTCTACTGGCAAGATTACTTAGGTAATGAGGATTATGCTCGCATTGCTGTGGCTGCTGCCCGTAAGTACTATGCTGAGAACGGTGGTACTGCTCCTCTGAAACTCTTTATCAATGACTATAATCTGGAATCTGACTGGGATGATAACAAAAAGGCTAAGAGCTTAGTACATTGGATTAAGAAATGGGAAGCCGACGGCGTGACACAGATTGACGGTATCGGTACTCAGATGCACGTAAGTTGCTATGCCAATGCTGCTACTCAGAAGAGTAAGGAAGAGCATGTGGTGCAGATGTTCGAAATTTTAGCTGCAAGTGGTAAACTCGTGAAGATTTCCGAACTTGATATGGGATATATAGATGAGAACGGTACCAGTGTGAAAACAGAGAATATGACAGAAGCTCAGCATAAAGCGATGGCAGAATACTATAAGTTCATCGTGAAGAAGTACTTCGAGATTATTCCTGCTGCTCAGCAGTATGGTATTACGCAATGGTGTGCTACCGATGCTCCCAGTGATTCTGGCTGGCGTGGTGGTGAACCCGTAGGCCTTTGGGATTCCAACTACAGTCGTAAGCATACCTATGCAGGTTTTGCTGATGGTTTGGCTGGAAAATAA
- a CDS encoding cellulase family glycosylhydrolase has protein sequence MRKIIYLLTLLLGMSLAACSDETIPEQPEKQEPEQPVEPNPDPEPGIPVEAKLPVLRVEGRYLKNEKGEIVNLHGFTQTYSPFFNNNAWGNYDVQACFRYNKSMVDGIVAAGWKFNFVRMHLDPYWSDDPSMQSVRYEGHERFSETRFRKYLEELFVPMAEYFISKGMYVVMRPPGVCPADAPYQGIEIGDSYQQFLLKVWDIVSQHPKLKNNTDVMFELANEPVRIKGTDGTYGSSGDGHFKNLQLYFQAIVDKIRANCRNIVWVPGLSYQSSYAGYAIHRIEGENIGFAVHCYPGWYGSDAEEDSGEGIGSSTGGGYDAFQRGWDAQVGPVAAFAPIMVTEIDWAPKKYDATWGKSITGTAGGEGFGANFKYIADNSGNVSWLFFTTRSHELAAFKDVPGEPGNYTFLNDPEACPWAMYHWFKEYAEGIVVNGELEKLELMGQEGELRLQMGGTNYLKVKAVYSDGTVRMVTAEATVNSSDTNVLKVEQTAKLVAVAPGEATVTVTYQSATGVSKQLALPVTVISPFSLTADVFNPSIWEKGTFDENTRTLVTGQYGFGGWQYDSGLDLSGYKTVTVELGNDNESGVSFRLFDKNNYWSEPAAYDFGSSRKIVVELNNMKDKNGGKIDPSHLYIAGFWSTGGKPIVIANVSLAN, from the coding sequence ATGAGAAAAATAATTTATTTATTGACACTGCTCTTAGGGATGTCTTTAGCGGCTTGCTCGGACGAGACTATTCCTGAGCAGCCGGAAAAGCAGGAACCGGAACAGCCTGTCGAACCGAATCCGGACCCGGAACCTGGGATTCCCGTCGAAGCCAAGTTGCCGGTATTACGTGTAGAAGGGCGTTACCTTAAAAATGAAAAGGGAGAGATAGTCAATCTGCATGGTTTTACGCAGACTTACAGCCCTTTCTTCAATAACAATGCCTGGGGTAACTATGACGTGCAGGCATGCTTCAGGTATAATAAGAGTATGGTAGACGGAATTGTGGCTGCCGGATGGAAGTTCAATTTCGTGCGGATGCACCTCGATCCGTATTGGAGTGATGACCCCTCCATGCAGTCCGTGAGATATGAAGGACATGAACGGTTCTCTGAAACCCGTTTTCGGAAGTATCTTGAAGAGTTGTTTGTGCCGATGGCAGAATACTTTATTTCCAAAGGAATGTATGTGGTGATGCGTCCGCCCGGAGTCTGTCCGGCTGATGCTCCCTATCAAGGTATAGAAATAGGAGACTCTTATCAGCAGTTTTTGCTCAAAGTGTGGGATATTGTTTCGCAACATCCTAAACTGAAAAATAATACGGATGTTATGTTCGAGCTTGCCAATGAACCTGTCAGAATAAAAGGTACTGACGGAACATACGGCAGTAGCGGTGACGGTCATTTCAAGAATCTCCAACTCTACTTTCAGGCTATAGTAGACAAAATACGTGCCAACTGTCGCAACATTGTTTGGGTGCCGGGATTGTCTTATCAGTCATCTTACGCCGGATATGCCATTCACCGTATCGAAGGGGAGAACATAGGCTTTGCCGTTCACTGCTATCCCGGTTGGTATGGTAGCGATGCCGAGGAAGACAGCGGTGAAGGAATCGGCTCTTCCACAGGAGGAGGTTATGACGCTTTTCAGCGGGGTTGGGATGCGCAAGTAGGTCCTGTGGCGGCTTTCGCTCCTATCATGGTGACTGAAATAGACTGGGCTCCGAAGAAATATGATGCCACTTGGGGTAAAAGTATTACAGGAACGGCAGGTGGTGAAGGTTTTGGTGCCAACTTCAAATATATAGCCGATAATTCAGGTAATGTTTCCTGGTTGTTCTTTACAACGAGGTCACATGAACTGGCAGCGTTTAAAGATGTGCCGGGTGAACCGGGCAATTACACTTTCCTCAATGATCCCGAGGCCTGTCCGTGGGCGATGTACCATTGGTTCAAGGAATATGCTGAAGGGATAGTAGTGAATGGGGAACTGGAAAAACTGGAGTTGATGGGACAAGAGGGAGAACTTCGTCTGCAAATGGGTGGTACGAATTATCTCAAAGTGAAGGCTGTTTATTCTGATGGAACGGTACGGATGGTGACTGCGGAAGCGACTGTCAACAGTTCAGATACAAACGTGCTGAAAGTAGAACAGACGGCCAAATTGGTAGCTGTGGCACCCGGTGAAGCTACGGTAACCGTTACATATCAATCGGCTACCGGAGTCAGTAAGCAACTGGCATTGCCGGTTACGGTAATTTCTCCTTTCTCACTGACAGCAGATGTCTTCAATCCTTCTATATGGGAGAAAGGCACGTTCGACGAGAACACCCGCACACTGGTGACGGGGCAGTATGGTTTCGGAGGATGGCAATATGACAGTGGACTTGATTTGTCAGGATATAAGACTGTGACCGTAGAGCTGGGTAACGATAATGAGAGTGGTGTTTCGTTCCGTCTGTTTGATAAAAACAATTATTGGAGTGAGCCTGCTGCGTATGATTTCGGATCTTCGCGTAAGATTGTAGTGGAGTTGAACAATATGAAAGATAAGAACGGAGGAAAGATTGATCCTTCGCATCTTTACATTGCAGGTTTTTGGTCAACAGGTGGAAAACCTATTGTGATAGCTAATGTCTCCTTAGCAAATTAA
- a CDS encoding alpha/beta hydrolase: protein MKKIIVWLAAMMYTLSGYAQNAPWNIQSKVVTDTLFSKVLNSKRAYTVFLPKSFEQNKEKKYPVLYLLHGMWETNPVWTERGHVKDVMDRLVASGEACEMIIVTPNAGGNIHMEWNGYFDMPGWKYETFFYTEFLPYIEKKFRVIGDKQHRAIAGLSMGGGGATNYGQRHSDMFCAVYAMSALMSIPEQGAVPADDPNSKIAILTRSVIENSCVKYVMEADENRKADLRSVAWFVDCGDDDFLLDRNIEFYQAMRNTGIPCQFRVRDGGHDWEYWHSALYQCLPFVTRIFGKE from the coding sequence ATGAAGAAGATAATTGTATGGTTGGCTGCAATGATGTATACACTGTCCGGTTATGCACAAAATGCACCTTGGAATATTCAGAGTAAAGTAGTTACGGATACTCTTTTTAGTAAAGTATTGAATTCAAAGCGTGCTTATACTGTTTTTCTACCCAAAAGCTTTGAACAGAATAAAGAGAAAAAATATCCTGTTCTCTATCTTTTGCATGGAATGTGGGAGACAAATCCGGTTTGGACTGAACGTGGTCATGTGAAAGATGTCATGGATCGGCTTGTAGCCAGTGGAGAAGCGTGTGAGATGATTATTGTTACTCCGAATGCCGGTGGAAATATCCATATGGAGTGGAACGGATATTTTGATATGCCGGGTTGGAAATATGAGACTTTCTTTTATACGGAATTCTTGCCCTATATAGAGAAGAAATTCCGGGTGATAGGTGATAAGCAACATCGTGCCATTGCCGGTTTGTCAATGGGAGGTGGCGGAGCTACTAATTATGGTCAGCGCCATAGTGATATGTTCTGTGCAGTCTATGCGATGAGTGCCCTGATGTCTATTCCTGAGCAGGGAGCAGTGCCTGCTGATGATCCGAATTCGAAGATAGCGATACTTACCCGTAGTGTTATTGAAAATAGCTGTGTGAAATATGTGATGGAGGCTGACGAGAACCGTAAGGCTGATTTACGTAGTGTTGCCTGGTTTGTAGATTGTGGGGATGATGATTTCCTGCTTGATCGTAATATAGAGTTTTATCAAGCTATGCGTAACACTGGCATACCCTGCCAGTTCAGGGTGCGTGATGGAGGGCATGATTGGGAATATTGGCACTCGGCTCTTTATCAGTGTTTACCTTTCGTAACCCGGATATTTGGTAAAGAATGA